A stretch of Leishmania infantum JPCM5 genome chromosome 19 DNA encodes these proteins:
- a CDS encoding putative histone H3 variant: MAGVTKAAVVASHPKKNVASRKMNKKSRSMAKKEAKAMRGGIADSKRRRHWRPGTVALREVRKYQHSTEMLIARSPFRRLVKEIMSTFKDTMHMRHSALEAMQDATESYLVSLLSDANLCTIHAKRVTLYPKDLQLALRLRGERT; this comes from the coding sequence ATGGCCGGCGTCACCAAGGCCGCTGTTGTGGCCAGCCACCCGAAGAAGAATGTGGCAAGTCGCAAGATGAACAAGAAGAGCCGCTCGATGGCCAAGAAGGAGGCCAAAGCGATGCGCGGAGGCATCGCTGATTCCAagcgtcgtcgtcactgGCGCCCAGGCACTGTCGCACTGCGCGAGGTGCGCAAATACCAGCACTCGACGGAGATGCTCATCGCGCGTAGCCCGTTCCGCCGTCTCGTGAAGGAGATTATGTCCACCTTCAAGGACACGATGCATATGCGCCACTCCGCCCTCGAGGCGATGCAGGATGCGACGGAAAGCTACCTTGTGAGTTTGCTCAGCGACGCGAATCTGTGCACCATTCATGCCAAACGTGTAACGCTGTACCCCAAGGACCTGCAGCTAGCATTGCGCCTCCGTGGAGAGCGCACGTGA
- a CDS encoding putative extracellular receptor, which yields MPALTSAKPRRSAVVLLATAAFVMLVCLLTCSASGAATGNSSGLVWVILTDLSRTTLTEVSLSEAITAFLTNTSATHQYLNTLFRPAPIILDTGGNLLTALTQITVLLSNPLTFPSVLFLAETADVSASVVDMLRQNDTTSDILIISAHSSNTRLCDPKTNLRTMCMVPRDMINVRGLLEVVSNQLNWYSMSLALSNDDYGDGVAQAVTSEGQTASTTATIVAHAFMNGAASTTDDDAVVASLIKYRARGVGCFLREAETRRLHAAVERNRRAANSVFLIASRESLNVLPDLTSDVNGTAKPWGAIFVSAYTPPAELVSQGFFPTTHGTAVDEYGAFVLSHLLDGLLMLDAAKGAIDNMSALRAARFRGYTGNVAFDSIYYQRVETVFSLITASHTVRNPLVTWTLKNYSSDAAQVNANPNVTSALIKTSPLRTAKICMASPSNCAFTQMMISMLFVLTAHNENVADNDSDSVFNFYPVAVSTGASGVMGLASLIPIARSCTVLTGPGSDAVVMAVTPVVNEFHIPQLDYAVSNDYFTDNVHTYPYFSRSLPKNTFADVAVTQLCVHYGWERVIIITSNDQFGISRAQSMATRMQQQNLYVEATYYLSDGNNATVADCMEKIYAKLVSRIIILINPFTAAQAETFFRLSDYLTYMRQYIFFMDSALCHAAAASANGDALRQKLPSSICIYPNVTQTRLEALNTLYTSSDYATTRQEMRKLMSDGGFLSSVESCDISSISPYAGFAVDAGYVLIDSVSRAVAENVSLNVAAHLLPYIRSTSIDNFAGDCTIDSTGNRLYAAYSINIQLLNGSSLFIGTWNSKASPALEITEWSFVWLTNSTAVPLDTFRDASFVLSTAFSASPGAIVISILGFILTIAVFYFCYRHYRMQKLVEQALEANQFPVTDEELRCLRGIKDDV from the coding sequence ATGCCCGCATTGACTTCTGCGAAGCCTCGCCGCTCAGCGgtcgtgctgctcgccactgctgccTTCGTCATGCTTGTGTGCTTGCTAACCTGCAGTGCAAGCGGTGCAGCGACCGGAAACTCGAGTGGACTGGTGTGGGTGATTCTCACTGACCTCAGCCGCACCACCTTGACAGAGGTTTCTCTCTCGGAGGCGATCACGGCCTTCCTGACAAACACATCCGCGACGCACCAGTACCTGAACACTCTCTTCCGCCCTGCACCCATCATCCTCGACACTGGCGGCAATCTCCTCACCGCACTGACACAGATCACCGTCTTGCTGAGTAACCCGCTCACCTTCCCGAGCGTCCTGTTCCTGGCCGAGACGGCCGACGTGTCGGCATCCGTGGTGGATATGCTGCGGCAGAACGACACAACGTCCGACATCCTCATTATCTCCGCCCACTCATCGAACACGCGTCTGTGCGATCCAAAGACGAATCTGCGCACTATGTGCATGGTGCCGCGCGACATGATCAACGTCCGTGGGCTGCTCGAGGTCGTGTCGAATCAGCTGAACTGGTACTCCATGAGCCTGGCCTTGAGCAACGACGACTatggcgacggcgttgcaCAGGCCGTCACGTCGGAGGGGCAGACGGCGTCGACAACGGCGACTATTGTGGCGCACGCATTCATGAACGGCGCTGCCTCGACGACAGATGACGATGCGGTCGTCGCATCCCTCATCAAGTACCGCGCGCGGGGCGTGGGTTGCTTCCTGCGGGAAGCAGAGACGCGTCGCCTGCACGCCGCCGTGGAGCGCAACCGCCGTGCCGCCAACAGCGTTTTTCTCATCGCCTCGCGCGAGAGCCTGAATGTGCTTCCAGACCTGACCAGTGACGTCAATGGAACCGCGAAGCCGTGGGGTGCCATCTTCGTCTCTGCCTACACGCCTCCAGCGGAGCTCGTCAGCCAAGGCTTCTTTCCCACGACGCACGGAACCGCCGTGGATGAGTACGGCGCCTTCGTGCTGAGTCACCTCCTCGACGGCCTTCTCATGCTGGACGCTGCGAAGGGGGCGATCGACAACATgtctgcgctgcgcgccgcccgTTTCCGCGGCTACACCGGCAACGTTGCCTTCGACTCGATCTACTACCAGCGCGTCGAGACCGTATTCTCCCTCATCACGGCCAGCCACACGGTGCGCAACCCACTCGTGACGTGGACTCTGAAGAACTACTCGTCagacgcggcgcaggtgaATGCGAACCCAAATGTGACAAGTGCCCTCATCaagacgtcgccgctgcgcacagCAAAGATCTGCATGGCGTCGCCCTCGAACTGCGCGTTCACGCAGATGATGATTTCAATGTTGTTTGTGCTTACGGCCCACAACGAAAACGTCGCAGAcaacgacagcgacagcgtctTCAACTTCTACCCTGTTGCCGTGAGCACGGGCGCTAGCGGCGTCATGGGGCTGGCGTCGTTGATCCCGATAGCTCGCTCGTGTACAGTGCTCACCGGACCGGGCTCCGACGCGGTTGTCATGGCTGTCACCCCTGTGGTGAACGAGTTTCATATCCCGCAGCTCGACTACGCCGTCTCGAACGACTACTTCACCGACAACGTGCACACGTATCCTTACTTCTCGCGGAGCTTGCCAAAGAACACCTTTGCGGATGTGGCGGTGACGCAGCTCTGCGTGCACTACGGGTGGGAACGCGTGATCATCATCACCTCAAACGACCAGTTCGGCATCTCGCGCGCACAGTCGATGGCGACGaggatgcagcagcagaaccTATACGTGGAGGCGACCTACTACCTCTCCGACGGTAACAACGCCACCGTGGCGGACTGCATGGAGAAGATCTACGCCAAGTTGGTGAGCCGCATCATCATTCTCATCAACCCATTCACGGCTGCACAGGCAGAGACCTTCTTCAGGCTCAGTGATTACCTCACCTACATGCGCCAGTACATCTTCTTTATGGACAGCGCGCtctgccacgccgctgcggcctcggcgaacggcgatgcgctgcgtCAGAAACTGCCGAGCTCCATCTGCATCTACCCCAACGTGACGCAGACCCGCCTGGAGGCACTGAACACTCTCTACACAAGCAGCGACTacgcgacgacgcggcaggAGATGCGCAAGCTCATGAGTGACGGCGGGTTCCTCTCGTCGGTGGAGTCGTGTGACATCAGCTCCATCAGCCCCTACGCTGGCTTCGCCGTGGACGCCGGCTACGTCCTGATAGACTCCGTCTctcgcgccgtcgctgaaAATGTGTCGCTGAATGTCGCCGCCCATCTGCTGCCCTACATCCGCAGCACATCCATTGACAACTTCGCTGGCGACTGCACCATCGACTCCACCGGCAACCGCCTCTACGCGGCCTACTCGATCAACATCCAGCTCTTGAATGGCAGCTCGCTCTTCATCGGCACCTGGAACTCGAAGGCGTCACCGGCGCTGGAAATTACGGAGTGGTCGTTTGTGTGGCTGACGAACAGCACCGCAGTACCGCTCGACACGTTCCGGGATGCTTCCTTCGTCCTCAGCACGGCCTTCTCGGCCTCCCCGGGGGCGATCGTGATTTCCATCCTCGGCTTCATCCTCACCATAGCCGTCTTCTACTTCTGCTACCGCCACTACCGCATGCAGAAACTCGTTGAGCAGGCGTTGGAAGCGAACCAGTTCCCGGTGACggacgaggagctgcgtTGCCTGCGCGGCATCAAGGACGACGTGTAG